The Halorussus rarus genome includes the window AGGACCTCGCGTCCGACGTGCGCCGCGAGATCATCTTCACGCTCGAGCAGATGGGCTTCGAGATCGAGGCCAGCCACCACGAGGTCGCCGAGGGCCAGCACGAGATCAACTTCAAGTACGACGACGCGCTCGGCACCGCCGACAACATCGCCACGTTCCGCGCGGTCGTCCGGGCGGTCGCCGAACAGCACGACCTCCACGCCACGTTCATGCCCAAGCCCATCAGCGCCATCAACGGCTCGGGCATGCACAGCCACATCAGCCTGTTCGAGGACGGCGAGAACGCCTTCGCCGACGAGGACGACGAGTTCAACCTGAGCGAGACCGCCTACAAGTTCATGGGCGGCGTCCTCGAACACGCCCAGGCGTTCACCGCGGTCACGAACCCGACGGTCAACTCCTACAAGCGGCTGGTCCCGGGCTACGAGGCCCCGGTGTACGTCGCGTGGAGCGACGTGAACCGCTCGGCGCTCATCCGCGTGCCCGACGCCGCGGGCGCGAGCTCCCGGTTCGAGATCCGGAGCCCCGACCCGTCGTGCAACCCCTACCTCGCGCTGGCCGCGGTCATCAAGGCCGGCCTGGACGGCATCGAGAACGACGCCGACCCCGGCGAGCCGGTCCGCGAGGACATCTACGAGTTCGACGACGAGAAGCGCGAGGAGTACGGCATCACGACGCTGCCCGGCAGCCTCGACAGCGCCATCGACGCCCTCGAGGCCGACGAGGT containing:
- the glnA gene encoding type I glutamate--ammonia ligase produces the protein MTDGQIAASKESELTDAEQDVLDQIEEENVDFVRLQFTDITGTVKNVSVPASQVEKAFEEGIWFDGSSIEGFVRIQESDMRLEPDPETFAILPWRSNGDSASARLICDVVNTDGTPFEGGPRQVLKSVLAEAEEMGYEVSIGPEPEFFLFEKDEEGKATTTPHDSGGYFDLAPKDLASDVRREIIFTLEQMGFEIEASHHEVAEGQHEINFKYDDALGTADNIATFRAVVRAVAEQHDLHATFMPKPISAINGSGMHSHISLFEDGENAFADEDDEFNLSETAYKFMGGVLEHAQAFTAVTNPTVNSYKRLVPGYEAPVYVAWSDVNRSALIRVPDAAGASSRFEIRSPDPSCNPYLALAAVIKAGLDGIENDADPGEPVREDIYEFDDEKREEYGITTLPGSLDSAIDALEADEVVTEALGDHVTEKFVQAKRADYADYKTHVSPWEKEKYLEKF